The following proteins are co-located in the Acidimicrobiales bacterium genome:
- a CDS encoding alpha/beta hydrolase — translation MAEQNQAEGRVQIESDVVFGTGGGRDLRCDIYTPPNEPSNAPGVILVHGGAWRQGDRTQLRGYGILLGRMGYVCIAPEYRLTPESPWPAQIHDVKAAIRWVRANAERLGIDPDRIAIEGNSAGAHLALLAAGTPGVDELEGEGGTPGVSTEVAAAVGIYTPTLFSHGPREPGAVPLMALSDADDAEVARRASPVTHITADFPPTMLIHGTDDTTVPPRASLLMYEALVDAGVPVELHMYAEQQHAFDATPAFGRQCAAEMELFLSRYLAVRASA, via the coding sequence ATGGCCGAGCAGAACCAGGCCGAGGGCCGGGTGCAGATCGAGTCCGACGTGGTGTTCGGCACCGGCGGCGGGCGTGACCTGCGGTGCGACATCTACACACCACCCAACGAGCCCTCGAACGCGCCGGGGGTGATCCTGGTGCACGGCGGCGCCTGGCGCCAGGGCGACCGCACGCAGCTGCGCGGCTACGGCATCCTGCTCGGTCGCATGGGGTATGTGTGCATCGCCCCTGAATACCGGCTCACCCCCGAATCGCCGTGGCCGGCCCAGATCCACGACGTGAAGGCAGCCATCCGCTGGGTGCGAGCCAACGCCGAGCGCCTCGGCATCGATCCCGACCGGATCGCCATCGAAGGCAACTCGGCGGGTGCCCACCTGGCACTGCTGGCCGCGGGCACACCTGGGGTCGACGAGCTCGAGGGCGAGGGTGGCACCCCTGGGGTGAGCACCGAGGTCGCCGCCGCGGTGGGGATCTACACCCCCACCTTGTTCTCCCACGGACCCCGTGAACCCGGAGCGGTGCCGCTGATGGCGCTGAGCGACGCCGACGATGCCGAGGTGGCGCGCCGAGCCAGCCCGGTCACCCACATCACCGCCGACTTCCCACCGACGATGCTCATCCACGGGACCGACGACACCACCGTGCCGCCGCGGGCGAGTCTGTTGATGTACGAGGCGTTGGTCGACGCCGGGGTACCCGTCGAGCTCCACATGTACGCCGAGCAGCAGCATGCGTTCGACGCGACCCCGGCCTTCGGCCGTCAGTGCGCGGCCGAGATGGAGCTGTTCCTCTCCCGCTACCTCGCCGTGCGGGCCAGCGCGTGA
- a CDS encoding SDR family NAD(P)-dependent oxidoreductase: protein MRLSRRGNAGPVRCPPSIPLPCPTSIWHEAPGDAMHQLEGRIAVVSGAASGIGRALATRFATEGMRVVLADIEAGALDEAAGEASERGAEVLAVPTDVASRRSVDALAAATIDRFGVPHVVCNNAGVSGTFGPLWETTDNDWDWVLGVNLKGVVHGIQAFVPAMIEAGHEGHVVNTSSVLGLSTGAGSIYAVTKHAVTRLTEGLWHDLRSAGSSISASVLCPGLIATRIVTAGRNRPDHLRNELNEAEVSEIDQRMRAAEQFFLESGMPPAEVAAMVVEAIGEDRFYILTHPEMILDQVRTRMEAILEGAPPPPEDPGDTLLSRALRERG, encoded by the coding sequence ATGAGGCTTTCCCGAAGGGGCAACGCAGGCCCCGTTCGCTGTCCGCCTTCGATCCCGCTACCGTGCCCGACCAGCATCTGGCACGAGGCACCGGGGGACGCGATGCACCAGCTCGAAGGACGAATCGCGGTCGTGAGCGGCGCGGCGAGCGGCATCGGTCGTGCGCTGGCCACCCGGTTCGCCACCGAGGGCATGAGGGTGGTGCTCGCCGACATCGAGGCGGGAGCGCTCGACGAGGCGGCCGGCGAGGCGTCCGAGCGGGGAGCCGAAGTGCTCGCGGTACCCACCGACGTGGCGTCACGTCGATCGGTCGATGCCCTCGCCGCCGCCACGATCGATCGGTTCGGTGTCCCCCATGTCGTCTGCAACAACGCTGGGGTCTCGGGCACCTTCGGCCCGCTGTGGGAGACGACCGACAACGACTGGGACTGGGTGCTCGGGGTCAACCTCAAGGGCGTGGTGCACGGGATCCAGGCCTTCGTGCCGGCGATGATCGAGGCTGGCCACGAGGGGCACGTGGTGAACACCTCCTCGGTGCTCGGCCTCTCCACCGGAGCAGGATCGATCTACGCGGTCACCAAGCACGCCGTCACCCGCCTCACCGAGGGCCTGTGGCACGACCTGCGCTCGGCCGGCAGCTCGATCTCCGCGTCGGTCCTGTGCCCCGGACTCATCGCCACCAGGATCGTCACCGCCGGGCGCAACCGGCCCGATCACCTCCGCAACGAGTTGAACGAGGCCGAGGTGTCCGAGATCGACCAGCGAATGCGGGCCGCCGAGCAGTTCTTCCTCGAGAGCGGGATGCCGCCGGCCGAAGTGGCCGCAATGGTCGTCGAGGCCATCGGCGAGGACCGCTTCTACATCCTCACCCATCCCGAGATGATCCTGGATCAGGTTCGGACCCGAATGGAAGCGATTCTCGAGGGGGCGCCTCCCCCGCCGGAGGACCCCGGCGACACCCTATTGAGCCGCGCGCTGCGCGAGCGGGGCTGA